Genomic segment of Gammaproteobacteria bacterium:
GTCATTGCGGGTAAATATTTCGTTCGAGGCCTCACTGCGGGCGCTGTTAAAGGTTAGGAACATACTGATGCAAGCTTTAAAAATAAAAAATATAGAAAAGAGTTTTGGTCCAATAAAAGTACTAAAAGGGATCAATCTAGAAATTGAACCAGGACAGTTTTTGATCCTAGTCGGCCCATCCGGCTGTGGTAAGTCGACCTTACTCAACATGATTGCGGGTTTGGAAAGCGTCACTAATGGCGAGATTCATATTGGTGATCGCAATGTGACGGCACTTGATCCTAAAGATCGTGATATTGCGATGGTTTTTCAGTCATATGCGTTATATCCAAATATGACGGTTCGCCAGAACATCTCATTTGGCTTAGACATAGCTAAAATGCCTAAAGATGAGCAGAAGGTGGTGGTTGATCGTGTCTCTAAGATGTTACAAATCGTGCCTTTGCTTGACCGTAAACCGGCGGCATTGTCTGGTGGTCAGCGCCAACGTGTCGCTATGGGGCGTGCATTAGCGCGTGATCCGGCAATTTATCTGTTTGATGAGCCATTATCGAATCTTGATGCCAAGCTACGTGTCGAAATGCGCGGCGAGATCAAGGAACTGCATCAACGTATGGGCACAACCATCGTTTATGTGACACATGATCAAATAGAGGCAATGACCTTAGCCGATGTGATTGCGGTGATGAAAAATGGCGAAGTCCAGCAATTTGGTACGCCACAAGAGATCTACGACAATCCATCCAATCAGTTTATTGCCGGCTTTATGGGCAGTCCTTCAATGAACTTTGTCCCTTGTGAGCTAAGCCAAGGTGATAATGGTTATGAGTTATTACTTGAAAGTGCTGGTAAATCAATGCAGTTTCCAATAAACCAAGACATTGAAGGCTTAAAACAATACGTCGGTAAACAGGTGATCTTAGGCATTCGTCCTGAGCAAATTACCCAAGACAGCGAAGATGGATCAGCTAACCGTGTAATGGCTTGTGATGTTGAAATGATTGAGCCGACCGGTCCCGATACAATGGTAACGATTCGTCTCAATGGCGCGAAGATAGTTTGTCGTGTTCACCCAACGACTATGTGTAGCACAGAGCAAGCGTTACCACTGCAATTTGATATGACAAAAGCGGTATTCTTTGATCCTAAGACTGAGATGAGAATTCGCTAATGTCACATGAGTTAGTGCGCTTGATTGCTGACATTGGCGGTACCAATGCGCGATTCGCCTTACTGTCAAACGAGCATGGTATTCATCAAGAACGAGTACTTGCCTGTGCCGATTACAGTGATATTTCTGGTGCAATCAAGGATTATTTTTCGATGGTTGGTAATCCTTTGATTACCGAAGCAGCCCTTGCGCTGGCAACTCCCATTGTCAGCGATCAAGTGAAAATGACCAATAATCACTGGTCGTTTTCGATTGATGCACTTAAGCAGCAAATGGGGTTTAACCAGCTG
This window contains:
- the ugpC gene encoding sn-glycerol-3-phosphate ABC transporter ATP-binding protein UgpC; protein product: MQALKIKNIEKSFGPIKVLKGINLEIEPGQFLILVGPSGCGKSTLLNMIAGLESVTNGEIHIGDRNVTALDPKDRDIAMVFQSYALYPNMTVRQNISFGLDIAKMPKDEQKVVVDRVSKMLQIVPLLDRKPAALSGGQRQRVAMGRALARDPAIYLFDEPLSNLDAKLRVEMRGEIKELHQRMGTTIVYVTHDQIEAMTLADVIAVMKNGEVQQFGTPQEIYDNPSNQFIAGFMGSPSMNFVPCELSQGDNGYELLLESAGKSMQFPINQDIEGLKQYVGKQVILGIRPEQITQDSEDGSANRVMACDVEMIEPTGPDTMVTIRLNGAKIVCRVHPTTMCSTEQALPLQFDMTKAVFFDPKTEMRIR